The Cydia amplana chromosome 10, ilCydAmpl1.1, whole genome shotgun sequence DNA window TTAAATCCTGTAGGTGACCATGAAACAAAACGAATAGTCCTCATGCTCTTTATTTGATTTATAGCTGAATTGATATCATTTGGGTTAACATCGCCCCTAAATAGTAAACAGCAAGCCATGTACTTTCCATTCCTGGGGTCACATTTGACCATTTGGTTGGCCGGCTCAAAGCAAGCCATCATTAGCTGGCTTGTTGACATAGTCTCGTGGTAAGCGCGCGAAGCTGATACGAAAGGAGCGAAAGTAACTAAAGGATAATGGATTCTAGGGTAAGGGATCAGATTTGTACGAAACTCCACCAATTCGACGTTTAAAGAACCTTCAAAACGCATAGATGCCGTCATGCATGAAACCACCTGTAATTTACAAatgcaacaaatattaaaaagccCGAGCAGAGTTGTTGTATCTATTACTTAGTATTTTGTAGTACCTGAGCTATCAGTCTATTTAAATTCGTATACGTAGGTCTCGGCACTTCTAAACTTCGTGCCAAAATATCATACAAAGCTTCGTTATCAAAAATAAAGCAGACGTCCTCTGTGTTCATACAAGCATGAGTCGTCAACACTGCATTGTAGGGCTCCACAATTATAGGCGATATTCTAGGAGACGGATATATCGCAAATTCGATTTTGGACAGCTTCCCATAGTCTTTGACCAAGCCTTCTAGCAGTAAAGCAGTAAAGCCTGATCCCGTTCCTCCTCCGAAGGATCGAAAGATTATGAACCCCTGGAGATGTTGGCAGTCCTCTGCTACTAATCGAATCCGGTTTAGAGCAAGATCAATCATTTCTCGACCTACACCAAAGTAACCGCGTGCAAAATTACTTGCAGCATCTTCTTTGCCGGTGATCAAACTAGTTGGGTGAAACAATTCACGATATGCCCCAGTTCTAATTTCATCTGAAATCGGTAACAATAGTAAACGAAACGGGTAGACAGTGAGTTAAAAGGCAGAactttttgtaaataataatgattGCTTTCCACCTATAGGGGTTGGCTCCAAATCAATCATGACTACTCTTGGAACAACTTTGCCAGCTCCAGTTTCACTGAAAAATGCATTGAATCCTTGGTCGTTGTGGTCAGGATAAGCCATTATACCGTCAGTTCTAATGCCATGTTCTAAGCAGTACAGCTCCCAGCATGCATTCGCTATCTGCACACCAGCTTGCCCTATGTGAATGTGGATGACTTCTTTCTAAAAACATTGTTGAAGAAAGTAATCGTGTTGTAAGGAAGTGAGGCATATTACGGTCTTCTACTCACAGCTCCTCCCATTGTTTAATTATGTTACACTTTAAATTTAGTcggtagtatttttttttgtattttctacattatttaaatttgtttacGTTGTAAAAATGTTATCAAATGATGTGTCACTGTTATTATGTCAATCTTATCTATTCAAATCAACATCCATTAGGCTATGGCGAATCTAAAGAGCCAACAAAGCAAGCAAACATgacatatactgggtcaacaacatcttgtcagtaaataggaacaaaaaaaactatactcatccttttcttttgggtgctagtactagtgtaagacaaagatagtatgattctctctgtctatgtttgaaatcaaacagacctttgacacactatacctaTCGATTCCACTTCAAAAGGTACAATCGATTATGCTGATTCCGATTTCATGAAGTTGTTGCTATTGGTCAAGGTCAGTgacattatgacatttatgtGATTTTAATTGGTTGGTTGTCTTTGCGGCAACTTCGCACGAATAGAGATGTCAACTGTTGGTCGACTTTTTAATTGGTTCGAATTCAGACATTGGACCTTATGCTTCTTGTTGATTGgccaattttaaataaaatttatttctaatAAATTGTTGTAAATTAGAACGCGCTgaatattatgttatattaaAGCTGTAAACAAGTTTTGTCGGTTATTTTCGTGTTATCTATTTATATTCAGATAAGATTACAACTAGATTCGCCGGGCGCGTcttaaatcagtgtaattttCACTGTTATACAATGAATTTCGCCGGTAAAGTTGTGATTGTGACCGGTGCCAGCTCCGGCATAGGCGCGGCAACAGCTGTGTTCCTCTCCAAACTCGGTGCGAAGCTCTGTCTCACCGGCAGAAACGTTGAGAACCTTCAGAAAACAGTCAGCGACTGCGATAAGGCCGCTACTCCGTTCTCCATCCCCGCCGATTTGACGAAAGAGAGCGATATCGAGAACATTGTGAAGAAAACGATTGATCATTACGGTCAGATCGACGTATTGGTGAATAATGCTGGTATTATCGAGACCGGAACCATTGAGAATACTTCCCTGGCGCAATACGACAGGCTTATGAACACTAATGTACGCTCACTGTACTATTTAAACATGCTAGCAGTTCCTCACCTTTTAAAAACGAAAGGTAACATTGTCAACGTCTCCAGTGTGAACGGAATCAGATCTTTCCCCGGCGTCCTGGCCTACAACGTTTCTAAAGCGTCCGTTGACCAGTTCACTAGGTGCGTAGCTTTGGAGCTCGCTCCGAAAGGTGTCCGAGTGAACTGTGTGAATCCTGGAGTCATTTTAACTAACTTGCAGAGGCGTGGAGGGTTAACCGAGGAACAGTATAAGGCGTTTTTGGAGAGGACTAAGGAGACTCATGCTTTGGGGAGGCCGGGGAAGCCTGATGAGGTTGCGGCGACCATTGCCTTCCTTGCCAGTGACCTGGCGAGCAATATAACCGGTGCGAGCGTCCCCGTAGATGGTGGCCGTCATGCCATGTGCCCACGTTAATATCTTCAGCTGCCATTTTTTATTGTTGTTAATGTTTAAGCAAAAATGTTGTCAGatatatttttacacatttttatgcATTTATGGAACTTGttataaacatatatttgaaATGATGTTTTTCTTGTAATCTCCAAAGTTACATAAGAGCATACTATATTAAGAGCTAGATTTGAATGAAAAACTACTCAATTCAGTTagttgttttaaataaaatcaggtttataaatcttaaaacatttattacatattaatcAATACTTAAAGCCAGACTTACATTAATTATCACATTAAACCCAAGTTCAAAGTTCATCTTAATATTCTTAAACTTAAACTATAAGGTGgattggggtaattttgaaaatgccaAATATCCATCAATCCAGAAGCACTTCATATACTTTAACAACACTTAAACTACTTACAGTAATGCTTTCTATGGCATCTTGCTTAATGTGGACACAGTATAcgcaattttcaaaattaccccactTTCTAAATTATCTCAATACACCTTATATCCAAAGTAAGTAGTTAAACTAAAGCCTCACATCTAAATAAACTCAACAAATAATACATTGTGATGCTGATGACCATTTCTAGACCTAATTTCAGTGgtaaagtctgtcaagccgTTTCCGTCAGTAGATAAAGTTGGCGCGAAGGGAAATCGTCCCATaaacaatttgaatttcgcgctgtTAAACCGGCTATATAAGAGTTACACATTGCAATGCACATACATTATACTCGTACTACTATTTTCTTTTCATACAAATGGAAAAATATCATTGCAAATGGAGCTTAAAGTAGATAAAATTAGTATAAGTTGAATGtagttaaaatgtaaaaatataaattaaattaatataattttatttgcgCCCAATACACATTGGAGAGGCTATACCAtaagtacttaagtaggtaggtactaagaaATATCTGAGCGGGTTCCTAGCCTAGACTCCATCGCAAGCTTTCACTTAAATTCACTTCACTTCACCGAGCAAAATGTGGCCGAGCTACTATGAACGGTTTGTAATTGCAGCTTAGTCCTGACTTGGTCCTGActtaataaagtttaatttataAGTGCCTGATAAAGTTAAATAGCAAAGTTGTTTTAATCACGATACGATAGAAGTCTAACTGGCTCTTGCACATGGCGCATGTTGACATTATTAATTACTCACTTACGCATGAGTTACGTAGACCGTACACAAGAGACAtatgtaattattatatatGCGTGATCAAagatttattgattttattccaTTCTCTTTGGCGTGATCAAAGCACAAGAAGTCTGCCAGTTGGTACATACAACCGCAATAACTTTCTTTTGACTCATTTACGCACGCACGCATGCTGTTGTCAATGTTCTACGGATTTTAAGATAAGGGAAGGCGTGATCAAAGTAATACAAGTTAGTCATTTTGCATCAGGAGTTTCTTGCAGATATATCGACACACCCCAGTAATTAGCGCATAGTACTCGTGGTTGCTCATATCGGTTACGCAAGTAGCTTACACGCGCAGGAGTCATTAGAATTGGACCACTCTAAGTTTTCACGCCATGTGCTACGTCATGTAACGATAAGgatgatttaaatttaaaattggagtCCATTAGTTGCAAGGAATTAAGGTAGAAGAAGTTTGTCAGCTGGAACAGCCGCGAAGAGTTTCTTGGACTCGTTGACGCATGCGCGGATGATGTGGTCGAAGCTGACGGTGGCGAAGTCGCGGACGACAGCATCCCAGTGCTCGTTGATCACGCGGTGGATCGTGTCTCCTGCAGAACGAATATTGTTATAGAAAAGAAAACGCGTTAGATAGAGAAAGCgctttgatatttaccagtcgcttttcggtgaaggaaaacatcgtgaggaaaccggactaatacctaccaataagggcctagtgtactctgggttggaaggtgagatggcagtcgctttcgtaaaaactagtgcccacgccaatacctgggattagttgccaagcggaccccaggctcccatgagccgtggcaaaatgccgggagaacgcgaggaagatgatgagagaAAGCGAACTAGGATAACTCCTCAAAAATTAAATGTTAACAGTGGCCGCCCTAGGCCCTAGGCCCCAGGCCCTGTAGTAAACACTAGCCGTCCTTTTTCTCAGCTGCTCAGCATCCACCATAgactgccgcccctaatatttggccgccctaggcccgggcctactgTCCCTTAGTAATGTAAGAATGACCAAAAGTTGTGTGTGACCACAAAGTTTCTGTATTTATATATGGCTTTTACGTAAAAGGCTAGAGAATCAGAGATGATAAAGGAACGATGGACAAAGCGCAAGGTTAAAATGTTAGGATGAAGTTCGGTGTCATGTCGATTTAAAGCAAGTTATTAGACTAGAGTTCAAAATATAATGGTATTTCCATGATGCTTAATTATCATTGTTGACGTATATCTATGACTCATCTATGAGAGCCCTCAAAAAGCAAAGTACCAAGACTGCTTCACAAAATAATACGATAGAATGACTAGAGTCAGTCAAACAGCTTTCATAAAGAAAATTGTCAATAGATACTTATATTAGAACGTTTTAAAGTTTTAGAATGAAGCGCAATCTAGCATCCCACAGTTCCCAGAGTCATTCTTCAATGACAAAAAGACTGAATGATGGTTGAGTTTTGCAGTTTAGAGACGTTAAGTGTTAAAAATGTTAGGACAAAGTAGCTTCCCAAGATTGTCAATTCATCCAACCGTTCACGAATTCAGCAGCTTCTTTCTTTCAAGAATTTCTTGACTTCGTCGATCCATTTCCTGATGATCTCGTGATGGCGGGCGGTGCATTGATAGACTCTTAAGGATTCCCAGGAATCGAGACAATAGGATTGCTCCATATAGTGATATGTTAGAATGTTTTAGAATTAAGCGCATTTCATAGTTTGCAAACTGATTCTTCAATGATGAAATTGATGAAAGAAATGATAGCTGAATAGCGACTTAAAGGCAGTTGAAGAGACGCTACGGTTAACATTAGAAGTGTTAGTACAAGATGCTTTCCCCAGTAAGTGATTGCCAACCGTTCACGCCTTCAGTAACTCCGCGGCAGGAATGGCAGCGAAGAGTTTCTTGACTTCATCGATACATTTCCTGATGATCTCCGTGatggcgggcggcgcgatctCCTGCATGATGAGGCTCCAGTTCTCGTTCGTGAACCTGTTTGTCGTGTCGGCTGCAAGTAGAGTGTGATGTGAGGTGTGTTTATGTATTGTAAGAGTTATAAACTTGGTTCGTATTTGTTTCTGGGGGTATTCGTGAAACATTTTGAGAGAAACTCGTGAACGAAAACACCGTGAGATTCGTTAggatagggctcatttagacggcgcgcgaactcgcatgcgattttagttacattgcggactgttggttacgtcgaATTCAACCGACCGACCAAAACCcggaatgtaatgaaactcgcatgcgagttctcgcatcgtctaaatgagcccttacttaTATAAGTAGTAATTAGAAAAACTGTCTCGAATTGGCCGAGAAAGGAATCTTACCAAGCTGTTTGTTTCCCCCGAAGAGATTAGTGAACTTGAACTGGGCGCGGTCCATCTTGTACGTGTCCTTGTAGCCGGTGACCACCCAGTGGCCCTGCTGGGTCTCGTAGTCGTATTTTATCACGATGTTCAGGTTCGCTGGAAGTATAACATGAACTTTAATGAAACAGTAACACAAAGGTTGTGACCTAACTTTTATTTAACTGAgacattaatctgtcagctcccacggctcatatatgagccagaacgcttatggtgacgtcatatcgtgggattcgacagggaacaaataaatattctatcaaaatttataacttataaactaaatagtattctaaatgaataataataaaacacccctaaatctaaactaaaattaaaattctcccctcggcaaggtgccgtagatgctggcagcattacGACGCTGAATTGCAATACTATTAATGCACTGTCCGAGGAAACAGCCCTATGAGCTACGGTCCCCAGTCACATCCACCAGCCTCTTTGATAAGGCTCCGAACATTTTCAGGGCACCGGCACCGggactagggctcgcggtcgtgtccgtgATTCGTGAACCCGTAGCCGTGCGCCCGGTTTCGTGAATCACGGCAACGGTTTTCTGGTCCGTTCCGCACGTGACATTCGGTTACGTGAAATTAGGGTACGTGAATCCGTGTAGATCCGTGTAGGCGTGATCACGGCTTCACGTATCTTAAGAACACGCCGGTTTGGTCCGCCCGCGAGTCCCGCGACGTTGATTGAAGATACGATGCGGTCTCTAAAAGCTACGAATAAAAATGTATCGTGAGTTTTTTATTCATAGCTCTAATTccgtttcattacttttgaattaaattttatttccaATAGTACGgccttttaaatattaatcagtaataaattaactaaaattaaaaaacccgGTAGGTTGGCTTAGCTTGTTAGTCATACAATAAAACACTCTaacaataatatgtcattattacCTTCAATCTAGAAATAAACAGTACTCTTTAATGTGCCGAAAGTTCAAAACTGATAAGAATTGCAGCTGCGTACTTTTTTTTCCGTGGCCCCATACATGTGTTTTTGTTGAATTTGTTTACCTGTATTACCTTTATCATACCTACCGAAGATTTGCAGAAATTTACCCTTTTGTTTCTTTGAATTAGGATTGCCTTGTTTATATTTAGGCTACGTTATATTCTTTGATAGTAGCAAGCTTTTACAAGTATGtttcattcatttaattaatacttaacaGAAAAAATGTCTTCTcttgatttaataataacaaccaGTAGCATAGCGTTGCTTAAgttcataattataatgatacTTACTAGGGAGTTTTACaccttatatttatattagtgcAATGCAacgggcaggtcgctagttttGACTAAAATCAATAGCTGATTATACAGAAAACAGAATAACCccataaattatttagatataacCATTATATTCAAATCGatgcaaaaaatacaatttaagtttaattcacACGTAAATGTTTGTCCGACGAACGTCCCGTATTCAATATACTAAGTGGTAACTCAATTCAATAATACTTagtccttatttatttttctcccGGGCGTGTCGAACCTACTAGACGTGCGATAAGTAAGTATCCAACGGAACCGAGCCCGAAGCTCCGCACACGAACGCAGGTACGTGCTACGTATCATGGCGTGTCACGGCGTGTCACGTGAATCCGGACGCGAACGCAGGTACGAGGTACGTACCTTGCCGTGTTCGTGAAATTCGTGATCTtagtaccgccgggcttaagaacccgTAGCTACGGATCGGCGTGTATCACGGATATCAGGAGCCCTAACCGGGACCCCAAGGGCCGATGCAATCTTTTGGTTGATGCCCTTTTTTTAGCCTACTTACCtaattcataaaatatttttttaaaggtgtGTTGAATTTACACAATAATTTAGATCTTTTACAAAATCTCTCAAACGAAAATCAAGTTATTTCAAGTGGAGTGTCGCAAACAATCTTGACAAATTCGTTGACGCAGATTAACTTCCATTAGAAAGCATTGCGTAACAAAATGCATTGGAATCTAGCCTGTTAACCCTGAGCAAAGATGAGACAAAGCATCACACACCGGTGCACCAGACAAGGACACATTTATTTGGTGTTGTTCAAAATTGGTCGCTGACCTTACCGGCCGGCGATTGGCCAACCGGGTGGCTTTGACCTGCCGTAAAGAAAGGCACGTGTGATGCACGATTTCTTGACACGCGACTTAAGTTTGGAAAGGCATTCAAAAAGTGTGAGTGACACAATCTACGGCAAATCAGGCCCGGGGCTATTAAATGTATCCTTTCGCCGGACACGTTTTGGTAATTTTGGTATCTTAAACTGCTAAAAGGGACGTGgaaactctctctctctctgtctctctcAACATAAAGTTTTTAGAAAATGGATAGATTTAATAACGCATTACAGGTTTTAGCTCTCCTTAACACCACTACGCTTACGTAACATTGACAATGAGGTAAGGAGTTATATTTTGGGGTACCTACGTAATGTATCAGACTACCAGAGGTTTATGACAATGGTTTAACATTAACTCGCGGTACTTACTGATTTTGATCTTGGCCTGTCCGTTGCCCTTGATTGGCAGGATGAGCACCTGTCCGTTCATGTCGTAGTGTGCCTTCAGCGTCACGTTGGCGGTGAAGTCGAATACGGCCTTGCCTGCGTCGGGGTGCATTCTGGAACAGACCGTTCTCAcgtttaaatagatagaatactcttttgCACACCTTATATATAGTAGGTATCAGATACAGCTTAAAGGAAAACAATTGATTTGATTAATGTCTCGTAAAATAGTAGCCGTATTGGTTCGGGAACCACGTGATACAAAGGTATTTTCGGAATTCAGTTTCTCTGCCGAGAGGGCCAGAGAAAAGTATGCATTTCCCTGTCCCTCTTGTACAAAGATAGCAGACGGTATTCGGCGAAAGGATAAtaggtatgatgatgatgatgcattCCTGTTACCCCTCATTAGGGACACAGGGCTCGCAGAAGAATTCTCCGCGATCTTAAGCGGCTACTTCCAGCTCTATCCACCCGAGCGGTTGTGGCAtgatcgcatttttatcgcctgtcaccatgtctgtcacgttctaacaagtatgtaagtgcgaaggcATAGTGACACGTGATAAAAATCCTACCATGCTACAGCCGCAGTTGAGCCAGCCTCCTCGATGTAATAACCCCTATAAGAAGATCAGATAAACTTACTTGAAAGAATTAACTCTAAACCCGCTCAGTCCAGTCACAACAGTCTCCGTAAACGTGATCCTCAAGCTGGGGTTGTTCACCAGCACCGTCCCCAGCTGCACGGGGTCCAGCGTAGCGATGCCCAGCGCTGGGATGCCCTGGGCGAACGTTGGGCCGGCCAGGGAGATGGACTTTTCGATGCAGCTGTTCAGGTTTGGGTCTGATGCTGAGCAGGGGTGGATGAAGGATGCTGGAACAAGACGTGTGAGCCACGTTAGCTGCTTACGGTGCGTTCATTTAACTTGCTATGTTTGTATAGTTAGTCAAAATTACTTGACCTAAAATTTGGTTAGGTACATATACATGTCCATTCATAGACGTAGCGTAGCTCAGTTGATTTAAGAGCGATGGACCGGTGTTCGAAACGTCGCAAATTGTCGGAGGCGGTACAttcttaaatattttctttaatacaAAAACCTAAGTAGACGTTAATTGATATAGATCTACAATTATCGTCTAGACTTATTATGACTAACATGTCATTGAAATTCGCGGCGCACATCCTTATAATCGCTCCTGGAAACAATTGACACTCCATCATGGGCTGCTAATGATCAAGCCTTTGCATAGGCTAATTAGCCAGACTGAATGTAATTAAACACGTTGTGTGTAATGAATAGGTAAAACATTTAGCTAATTAAGGACCGTCTGTTTGTGTGAATGTTCGAATAGACGTTCCATATTTGAAATGTGACGTAAGGCTTGTAGTCATTATTTACTTGGCTAACTTTGATCAAAGATCTATGAAGTCTACCTACTCAATTCTCTTTGCTTTGAGTCCCACAAACTGAAAAAGACACTGCGAATGCTGcgatacaataacatttacgcTCTTGTTTTAAAAGGTTAAACGATTTGCTTAACTTAATACATGAATGGCATGGACATCTTAACTAATTCAATCTACTAAATGTTCGTTGCTAAGAATTGAattaatacaaagaaaatagagcgtaatttctatgtaaattaaat harbors:
- the LOC134651381 gene encoding tubulin alpha-1 chain-like yields the protein MAYPDHNDQGFNAFFSETGAGKVVPRVVMIDLEPTPIDEIRTGAYRELFHPTSLITGKEDAASNFARGYFGVGREMIDLALNRIRLVAEDCQHLQGFIIFRSFGGGTGSGFTALLLEGLVKDYGKLSKIEFAIYPSPRISPIIVEPYNAVLTTHACMNTEDVCFIFDNEALYDILARSLEVPRPTYTNLNRLIAQVVSCMTASMRFEGSLNVELVEFRTNLIPYPRIHYPLVTFAPFVSASRAYHETMSTSQLMMACFEPANQMVKCDPRNGKYMACCLLFRGDVNPNDINSAINQIKSMRTIRFVSWSPTGFKIGLNYQPPLTVPGGDLAALQRAVVMVSNSSAIKVAWERITKKFSLMYAKRAFVHHYVGEGLEEGEFKNALQNVKALSNDYREMES
- the LOC134651417 gene encoding 3-oxoacyl-[acyl-carrier-protein] reductase FabG-like produces the protein MNFAGKVVIVTGASSGIGAATAVFLSKLGAKLCLTGRNVENLQKTVSDCDKAATPFSIPADLTKESDIENIVKKTIDHYGQIDVLVNNAGIIETGTIENTSLAQYDRLMNTNVRSLYYLNMLAVPHLLKTKGNIVNVSSVNGIRSFPGVLAYNVSKASVDQFTRCVALELAPKGVRVNCVNPGVILTNLQRRGGLTEEQYKAFLERTKETHALGRPGKPDEVAATIAFLASDLASNITGASVPVDGGRHAMCPR
- the LOC134651428 gene encoding protein takeout-like, whose product is MRAFLVAVCCLAGVRADTLPSFIHPCSASDPNLNSCIEKSISLAGPTFAQGIPALGIATLDPVQLGTVLVNNPSLRITFTETVVTGLSGFRVNSFKMHPDAGKAVFDFTANVTLKAHYDMNGQVLILPIKGNGQAKIKITNLNIVIKYDYETQQGHWVVTGYKDTYKMDRAQFKFTNLFGGNKQLADTTNRFTNENWSLIMQEIAPPAITEIIRKCIDEVKKLFAAIPAAELLKA